CGGCTCCTTCGTCTCGGAGTCGACGAACAGATAGAAGTCGTGCCCGACCAGTTCCATCTCGTAGAGGGCCTGGTCGAGGGTCATCGGAGAGGCGACGTGGGTCTTCTCGCGGACCACGAGGGGGCCTTCACCCTTCACTTCCAGCGAGCCGATCTTCTTGACGGGCACGCCGTCCGAGTCTTCGTCGTGGACGGTGTGGCCGTTCCCGTTGAGCGTCGCCGCGCCCGGAACGTGGTCGGGGACCTCGGCTGCCGTGAGCCGTCGCGCGCCCCGGCGTGTGTGGCGCTTGTCGTGCTGCTTACGCAGCCGGGCATCCAGCTTCTCCGCCGCCAGGTCGAGTGCCGCATACGGATCGCTGGCCGCCGCCTCCGCCCGGATCACCGGACCGCGGGAGCGGAGCGTGATCTCCACTCGATCCGATCGGTCGGCCTGTCGCGGGTTCGGCTCCTTGGACACCTCGACGTCGAGGCTGATCACCTTGCCATC
This genomic window from Streptomyces sp. DG2A-72 contains:
- the raiA gene encoding ribosome-associated translation inhibitor RaiA, producing MKRSDPGTEFCVDIVVKGRKTEVPERFRKHVAEKLKLEKIQKLDGKVISLDVEVSKEPNPRQADRSDRVEITLRSRGPVIRAEAAASDPYAALDLAAEKLDARLRKQHDKRHTRRGARRLTAAEVPDHVPGAATLNGNGHTVHDEDSDGVPVKKIGSLEVKGEGPLVVREKTHVASPMTLDQALYEMELVGHDFYLFVDSETKEPSVVYRRHAYDYGVIHLNTDPMVAQAQSPAAGGTLGG